The following proteins come from a genomic window of Deltaproteobacteria bacterium:
- a CDS encoding phosphonate ABC transporter, permease protein PhnE, with translation MTEARRWQRFTMAERLARFSVYLGTVALFVFSLKTVQIIPEFLWDAPEQMADLFRRMWPPDWPSYTSQGVHEALIETLNIAGLGTLLAIFLSVPVGLMGASNITRSGILNWLARLILVSSRSVNTLVWAIL, from the coding sequence ATGACTGAGGCCCGCCGCTGGCAGCGGTTCACCATGGCCGAGCGACTGGCCCGGTTCTCCGTGTATCTGGGGACCGTGGCCCTGTTCGTCTTTTCACTGAAGACGGTCCAGATCATCCCGGAGTTCCTCTGGGACGCCCCCGAGCAGATGGCCGACCTGTTCCGCAGGATGTGGCCGCCTGACTGGCCTTCCTACACGTCCCAGGGCGTCCACGAGGCCCTGATCGAAACCCTGAACATCGCCGGTCTGGGCACTCTCCTGGCCATATTCCTGTCCGTGCCCGTGGGCCTGATGGGGGCCTCCAACATCACCCGTTCCGGAATTCTGAACTGGCTGGCCCGTTTGATCCTGGTCTCTTCCCGGTCGGTAAACACCCTGGTCTGGGCCATCCTGTT